From a region of the Lactuca sativa cultivar Salinas chromosome 4, Lsat_Salinas_v11, whole genome shotgun sequence genome:
- the LOC128133358 gene encoding uncharacterized protein LOC128133358, translating to MNNLGIKKTQHEINLKFLNNLFESWKMVKLIIQGNPAIHTESLYNLYGELQSYESSIDPPTTAAFGGPLALVSTTSQNQTPFIDQNFNHFNHTTSFQNQTFQSDSNDEADYQQLCALVANTNLQRFIPNHGTNHYARECRAKNKTKIKDSTYYAQRADELKKLENQEKKKALMAIHEPIVEYWPTSDDEADNEQAQSNFCFVAGVEIPSRAPNVIEQVWSMISELGFSKTIFESHITKIETSLETDLKTYHDIMVNYDICKFELQTVQLKFGESTRTKSKLERDVERKSEDYNHVLEQLNQSLIQKRDLELKNQSIISSETKDVLEMEILQLKQDFQESTDKYNILNEKLTDSLKQINSLKTENKRLIWNMDSIKVARKQSDDIFTKELEENPLKSTLPDLFTSVNEEDSDDETVINCSPDDTAFSVSKKSFKRVVNSETNSASSLTHQIKHTDGTTKLKNFLNGENSSYEDGSTSIPTVLNAGEPNDDTWYIDSGCSKHMTGNRNYLRDFKPIQTNQDVTFGNNMKAKIKGYGNITNGNFTIKKVAFVDDLKHNLISVSQLCDNNLEVLFTKQRSLIMDTKTKDVIVGSDRAGNMYPLDMDLIYGKPDICLLSKAPADISWLWHRRLSHLNFGYIKKLIGDDLVRGLPLLKLDNETLCAAYEKGKLSKYTHKSISESSVSEPLELLHIDLCGPAKTQTIQGKKNILVVVDGFSRFTWVFFLRLKSEAPEEMINFIKQIELKLKRPV from the exons aTGAACAATTTGGGTATTAAAAAGACACAACACGAGATAAATctcaagtttttaaacaatcttTTCGAAAGCTGGAAAATGGTTAAACTCATTATTCAGGGAAATCCAGCTATTCATACCGAATCTTTGTACAATTTGTATGGAGAActtcaatcgtatgaatcctcgATTGACCCACCAACTACTGCAGCttttggaggaccacttgctcttgtgTCCACAACTTCACAAAACCAAACACCTTTCATTGATCAAAACTTTAATCATTTTAATCATACTACATCTTTTCAAAACCAAACCTTCCAGTCTGATTCGAATGATGAAGCAGATTATCAACAACTGTGTGCTTTGGTTGCAAACACAAATCTCCAGAGATTTATCCCAAATCATG gaacaaatcactatgccaGAGAATGTCGagccaaaaacaaaaccaaaatcaaagactCAACATACTATGCTCAAAGAGCCGATGAATTGAAGAAACTGGAAAACCAAGAAAAGAAAAAAGCATTGATGGCAATCCATGAACCAATTGTAGAATACTGGCCAACATCTGATGACGAAGCGGATAATGAACAAGCACAATCAAACTTCTGCTTCGTAGCTGGTGTTGAAATACCTTCAAGAGCTCCAAACGTCATAGAACAGGTATGGTCTATGATCTCTGAACttggtttttccaaaacaatttttgagtCCCACATAACCAAAATTGAGACTAGTCTGGAAACCGATCTCAAAACATATCATGACATAATggtcaattatgatatttgcaagtTTGAGTTACAAACCGTGCAACTCAAATTTGGAGAATCAACAAGAACTAAAAGCAAATTGGAAAGAGACGTTGAAAGAAAATCAGAAGATTATAATCACGTCTTGGAACAATTAAATCAGTCCCTAATTCAAAAAAGGGATTTGGAACTAAAGAATCAGTCAATAATTTCTTCTGAAACAAAAGATGTTTTAGAAATGGAAATCCTTCAGTTGAAACAAGACTTTCAAGAATCAACTGATAAATACAATATTCTAAATGAAAAACTGACTGATTCTTTAAAACAAATCAATTCTCTTAAAACCGAGAATAAAAGACTGATATGGAATATGGATTCTATCAAAGTTGCTAGAAAACAAAGTGATGATATTTTCACAAAG GAATTGGAAGAGAATCCTTTGAAATCTACTCTACCAGATCTTTTCACATCTGTTAATGAGGAAGATTCAGATGACGAAACAGTTATCAACTGTAGTCCAGATGATACTGCTTTCAGTGTTTCCAAAAAGTCTTTCAAAAGAGTTGTAAATTCTGAAACAAACTCTGCAAGTTCTTTAACTCACCAAATCAAACATACCGATGGAACCACTAAACTCAAAAACTTTTTGAATGGAGAAAATTCCTCTTATGAGGATGGTAGTACTTCTATACCAACT GTACTTAATGCTGGAGAACCCAATGATGAtacatggtatattgatagtggctgctccaaGCATATGACAGGAAACCGGAACTACTTACGTGACTTCAAACCTATACAAACCAATCAAGATGTTACCTTCGGCAACAACATGAAAGCAAAAATCAAAGGTTATGGAAACATAACAAATGGTAATTTTACCATAAAGAAAGTTGCTTTCGTCGATGACCtgaaacacaacctcatcagtgtttctcAACTATGTGATAACAATCTTGAAGTTCTTTTCACCAAACAACGAAGCTTGATCATGGACACCAAAACCAAAGATGTTATAGTTGGTTCTGACCGTGCCGGAAATATGTATCCACTTGACATGGATCTTATCTATGGTAAACCCGATATATGTCTGCTATCTAAAGCCCCAGCAGatattagttggttatggcaccgtcGCCTTTCCCATCTAAACTTTGGGTACATCAAAAAATTAATCGGCGATGATCTTGTTCGAGGGCTACCACTTCTGAAGCTTGATAACGAAACTCTTTGTGCCGCATATGAAAAAGGAAAACTTTCCAAATACACTCACAAAAGCATCTCAGAATCTAGTGTATCCGAACCACTAGAGTTGTTGCACATAGACCTTTGTGGCCCTGCCAAAACCCAAACCATACAAGGGAAGAAgaacattcttgttgtcgttgatggttTCTCGCGCTTTACTTGGGTCTTTTTCTTAAGACTAAAATCAGAAgcacctgaagagatgatcaacttcatcaaacaaATCGAGCTGAAGCTGAAACGACCTGTTTga